A window of Ipomoea triloba cultivar NCNSP0323 chromosome 2, ASM357664v1 contains these coding sequences:
- the LOC116005674 gene encoding probable splicing factor 3A subunit 1 has translation MLGSLPILPLPAPPEDGNLGPLPPAQLTEKDIDELKLVNEEDKSKSNSAPTSVATHTRTIGIIYPPPDIRSIVDKTAQFVVKNGPEFEKRIIQSNAGNAKFNFLSASDPYHAYYQHRLSEGRAQNQDSAQQQPSQPPDSDVPESTPAAPAADAVDTTAKSDPSAQFRTVRKVLEPPEAEQYTVRLPEGITGEELDIIKLTAQFVARNGKTFLTGLTSREINNPQFHFLKPTHSMFMFFTSLADAYSKVLMPPKGLTDKLRKSATDMTTVLERCLNRLEWERSQEQARQKAEDEIEQERLQMAMIDWHDFVVVETIDFADDEDHDLPPPMTLEEVIRRSKMSGVEEEEFVEPGKEVEMEMDEEEVQLVEEGMRAATLEENAVQNSEVMAITEDQEPPMRIVKNWKRPEERIPAERDPTKYVVSPITGELILISEMSEHMRISLIDPKYKEQKERMFAKIRETTLAQDDEISRNIVGLARTRPDIFGTTEEEVSNAVKAEIEKKKEEPKQVIWDGHTGSIGRTASQAMSQNNAEDQYDFANDARNLPGPQAPPPPRPGVPSVRPLPPPPGLALNILRPPNSFPYPTPGNPGVMPPPLPRPPVVNTVPQVQPPPPNIPPMPGQHLMVNRPPMHPSMSMNAPNISLPPPPGSQFTPLGVPRAFVPHPMSQPGMNIVPPPPMPHGMPPPPPPEEAPPLPEEPEPKRQKLDESVLIPEDQFLAKHSGLACISIAVPNVDEGNLKGQVLEITVQSLSETVGSLKEKISGEIQLPANKQKLSGKAGFLKDNLSLAYYNVAPGETLNLSLRERGGRKR, from the exons AAAAGATATCGATGAGCTTAAGTTGGTGAATGAGGAGGACAAGAGCAAAAGTAATTCAGCTCCAACTTCAGTTGCAACCCATACAAGAACAATTGGGATTATTTATCCACCTCCTGATATCAGAAGCATTGTTGACAAGACAGCTCAATTTGTGGTGAAGAATGGTCCAGAATTTGAGAAAAGGATTATTCAGAGCAATGCAGGCAATGcaaagttcaattttttaaGTGCCTCAGATCCTTATCATGCATATTATCAGCATCGTTTGTCTGAAGGTCGTGCACAGAATCAGGATTCTGCTCAACAGCAGCCTTCACAGCCACCAGATTCAGATGTTCCAGAATCAACCCCTGCTGCACCTGCTGCTGATGCTGTTGATACAACAGCGAAGTCTGATCCTTCTGCACAGTTTAGGACTGTACGCAAGGTTCTTGAGCCACCAGAAGCAGAGCAGTATACTGTTCGGCTTCCTGAAGGGATCACAGGGGAGGAATTGGATATCATTAAGCTTACTGCTCAGTTTGTGGCAAGGAATGGGAAGACTTTTTTGACAGGGTTGACCAGTAGGGAGATCAATAATcctcaatttcattttttgaagCCTACTCATAGCATGTTTATGTTTTTCACTTCACTAGCAGATGCCTATTCAAAAGTCCTAATGCCTCCTAAAGGCTTGACTGATAAACTGAGGAAGAGTGCTACTGACATGACTACTGTTCTAGAGCGGTGCCTGAATCGGTTGGAGTGGGAAAGGTCACAGGAACAGGCTAGGCAGAAAGCTGAGGATGAAATAGAACAAGAGAGACTGCAGATGGCTATGATTGATTGGCATGATTTTGTTGTGGTTGAGACGATAGACTTTGCTGATGATGAGGATCATGATTTACCTCCTCCTATGACCCTTGAGGAGGTTATTAGGAGGAGCAAGATGTCTGGTGTGGAGGAAGAAGAGTTTGTTGAGCCAGGGAAGGAGGTAGAAATGGAGATGGATGAAGAAGAGGTGCAGCTTGTTGAAGAAGGAATGAGAGCTGCTACCCTTGAGGAGAACGCTGTTCAGAATTCTGAAGTTATGGCAATTACAGAGGACCAAGAGCCACCAATGAGAATTGTTAAGAATTGGAAAAGGCCTGAAGAGAGGATCCCTGCAGAAAGAGACCCAACAAAGTATGTTGTCTCTCCTATAACTGGTGAGCTGATTCTGATTAGTGAGATGTCCGAACATATGAGGATCTCTCTTATTGATCCCAAGTACAAGGAGCAGAAAGAGAGAATGTTTGCAAAGATTAGGGAGACAACCCTTGCTCAGGATGATGAAATTTCTAGAAACATTGTTGGGCTTGCTAGGACACGTCCTGATATTTTTGGTACCACAGAAGAAGAAGTTTCAAATGCAGTCAAGGCTGAGATTgagaagaaaaaggaagagCCCAAACAAGTCATATGGGATGGCCACACAGGTAGCATTGGTCGCACTGCTAGCCAGGCAATGTCCCAAAACAATGCAGAAGATCAGTATGATTTTGCAAATGATGCAAGGAATCTTCCTGGCCCTCAAGCTCCACCCCCTCCCAGGCCTGGTGTGCCATCAGTTCGACCACTTCCTCCACCACCTGGGTTGGCACTAAATATTCTTCGTCCTCCTAATAGTTTCCCTTATCCAACCCCTGGTAATCCTGGCGTTATGCCACCACCTCTTCCCAGGCCTCCTGTGGTTAACACAGTGCCTCAGGTGCAACCTCCACCTCCTAACATCCCACCTATGCCTGGGCAACATCTTATGGTAAATCGTCCTCCAATGCACCCGTCAATGTCCATGAATGCTCCTAACATTTCTTTACCACCACCACCTGGGTCTCAGTTTACACCTCTGGGTGTTCCTCGAGCCTTTGTTCCCCATCCCATGTCCCAGCCTGGGATGAATATTGTCCCACCACCTCCAATGCCCCATGGAATGcctccaccacctccacctGAGGAAGCTCCACCACTTCCAGAGGAACCAGAGCCTAAAAGGCAAAAGCTTGACGAGTCTGTTCTCATTCCTGAAGACCAGTTCCTCGCTAAGCATTCA GGACTTGCCTGTATCAGCATTGCTGTGCCAAATGTTGATGAAGGAAATCTCAAAGGGCAAGTATTGGAGATCACAGTGCAATCCTTGTCTGAAACTGTTGGCAGTTTGAAAGAGAAGATTTCTGGTGAGATCCAGCTGCCTGCTAACAAACAGAAGCTGAGTGGAAAGGCTGGGTTTCTCAAGGACAATTTATCACTTGCATATTACAATGTTGCACCTGGAGAAACACTCAATCTTTCACTTAGAGAACGTGGTGGCAGAAAGAGATGA